A single region of the Chitinophaga niabensis genome encodes:
- a CDS encoding PAS domain S-box protein, translating into MKKISSPVIIIFVAAIISVAWFVYHAWSADKLAMTNNERVRHVNDKIRQLEQIAYTVKSMESAVRAYVITGDSGFLYREDYMEAHLRTPLANLMLLYKDNTAAQKQLDSLRAEIEKKIIFFNYLVQANQESPVMAGAMLQTRRPASNTDATSRLLASMLQKEHALLEDRLGNQLQNRSPYLFSLLISILFVGFLIWGIYQLVKMINKAGETEDELRRSEKKYRQLIEGAGATMFTTNRGGFFTYVNSKALELTGYSAEELLGKQYTMLLDPPQQKELRNFYETQAFEGPDDSTIEFPIRHKNGEKKWVEQQVVLLRQHGVVKQYQCIVKDIHARKMMQMKAENTQKELDIINFRFQSVLRNSPSVIFIKDIYGRYQMVNERFEEVFGINKEHILGRTDREFPSKLKPEKYAPSDKEVVLHERPVEMEDMLEINNETRYFFITKFPLRDHTQRVYGLCGIATDITDRIEHEHALISARKKAEHARKTQERFMANMSHEIRTPLNGIIGITNLLKQTEVQPEQKEYITDIKESANNLLVLVEKILDFSHLNSGKLTLARVDFNPAHVIRKALNSKREEAENKGLSLDADIDPAMPETVIGDPCRLHDVIVSLLDNSIRFTEKGSIHLAAHISAKDEEKVTFSFELRDTGMGIPEHLHEEVFESFSQIQGSNDRKYGGAGLGLALTRALLKLQDGGISIHNNEGAGTLVRFTIPYYLFAVPQKAAPSETGDLHLPPLYGKSILVAEDNLLNQKVAQRTLVQAGAKVEIAENGVEVLNKLEGNTYDLILMDIQMPTMDGLRATRQIRDQGLGIPIIAMTASALKGDRERCLLAGMNDYIAKPFIPNVLFQKILEVLGERDPGFANFEALDYEQQTHRPFIDLLYLRGIVDDDQDAMLDLLNTFLERTAGMFDNLLNSAQLENWEDALQHASLLRSSFMIVRIDPLSKIILEIEHNIRNKTYLHTVIPDINLAIKIYLDAQEVLKREAEQIKKN; encoded by the coding sequence ATGAAAAAAATCAGCAGCCCCGTCATTATCATTTTTGTTGCTGCCATCATATCCGTTGCCTGGTTCGTTTATCACGCCTGGTCTGCCGACAAACTGGCTATGACCAATAACGAACGGGTCCGTCACGTGAATGACAAGATCCGCCAGCTGGAACAGATCGCCTACACGGTAAAATCTATGGAATCCGCCGTCAGGGCCTACGTTATTACAGGCGATTCCGGTTTCCTTTACCGGGAGGACTATATGGAAGCGCATCTCCGTACCCCGCTTGCCAATCTCATGCTGTTATATAAGGATAACACGGCAGCGCAAAAACAGTTGGATTCCCTTCGTGCAGAAATAGAAAAAAAGATCATTTTCTTCAACTATCTCGTACAGGCCAACCAGGAATCCCCTGTAATGGCAGGCGCCATGCTGCAAACCAGGAGGCCCGCGTCCAATACAGATGCTACCTCCCGTTTACTCGCCAGCATGCTCCAAAAAGAACATGCCCTGCTGGAAGACCGCCTCGGCAATCAATTGCAAAACCGCAGTCCTTACCTGTTTTCCCTCCTCATAAGTATCCTTTTTGTAGGGTTTCTCATATGGGGAATCTACCAATTGGTGAAAATGATCAATAAAGCCGGCGAAACAGAAGACGAACTCCGCCGCAGTGAAAAGAAATACCGCCAGTTGATAGAAGGTGCCGGTGCTACCATGTTCACTACCAACCGTGGTGGCTTCTTTACTTATGTGAACAGCAAAGCGCTCGAGCTTACAGGGTATTCCGCAGAAGAATTGCTGGGCAAACAATACACCATGTTGCTGGACCCTCCGCAACAAAAGGAATTACGCAATTTCTACGAAACACAGGCATTTGAAGGGCCGGACGATTCAACGATAGAATTCCCTATCCGCCACAAGAACGGAGAGAAAAAATGGGTAGAGCAACAGGTGGTATTACTCCGCCAGCATGGGGTGGTGAAACAATACCAGTGTATTGTGAAGGATATCCACGCCAGGAAAATGATGCAGATGAAAGCGGAAAATACGCAGAAGGAACTCGATATCATCAATTTCAGATTTCAATCCGTACTACGTAATTCTCCTTCCGTTATTTTTATCAAAGACATTTACGGCAGGTACCAGATGGTCAATGAAAGGTTTGAAGAAGTGTTCGGCATCAATAAAGAACATATCCTTGGCAGAACAGATAGAGAATTCCCGTCCAAACTGAAACCGGAAAAGTACGCGCCTTCAGACAAGGAAGTGGTTTTACATGAAAGGCCTGTGGAAATGGAAGACATGCTGGAGATCAACAACGAAACCCGTTATTTCTTCATCACCAAATTCCCGCTGAGGGACCATACCCAAAGAGTATACGGCCTTTGCGGAATTGCCACAGATATTACAGACAGGATAGAACATGAACATGCGCTGATCAGCGCCAGGAAAAAAGCAGAACACGCCCGCAAGACACAGGAAAGGTTTATGGCAAATATGAGCCATGAGATCAGAACACCGCTGAACGGAATTATTGGTATCACCAATCTCTTAAAACAAACCGAGGTACAGCCGGAACAAAAGGAATATATCACAGACATCAAGGAATCTGCCAATAACCTGCTGGTACTCGTGGAAAAGATCCTTGATTTCTCCCATCTCAACTCGGGCAAGCTAACACTCGCCCGTGTAGATTTCAACCCCGCACATGTGATCCGCAAAGCCCTGAACAGCAAAAGGGAAGAAGCCGAAAACAAAGGTCTGTCGCTGGACGCAGATATAGACCCGGCCATGCCGGAAACCGTGATCGGCGATCCTTGCCGTTTACACGACGTAATCGTAAGCCTGCTGGATAACTCCATCCGTTTCACAGAAAAGGGCAGCATTCACCTCGCCGCACATATCAGTGCAAAGGATGAAGAGAAGGTTACTTTCTCTTTTGAATTACGCGATACGGGCATGGGCATTCCTGAGCATTTACATGAAGAAGTATTCGAAAGTTTCTCGCAGATCCAGGGAAGCAACGATAGAAAATATGGTGGTGCAGGTCTTGGCCTTGCATTAACACGTGCCTTGCTCAAATTACAGGATGGCGGTATCAGTATTCATAATAATGAAGGAGCCGGCACCCTCGTGCGTTTCACTATTCCTTATTATCTTTTTGCCGTACCACAGAAAGCAGCCCCCTCCGAAACAGGCGACCTGCATCTGCCTCCCCTCTATGGAAAATCCATCCTCGTGGCGGAAGACAACCTGCTCAACCAGAAAGTGGCCCAACGTACATTAGTACAGGCAGGGGCCAAAGTGGAAATTGCAGAGAACGGCGTAGAAGTACTGAACAAGCTGGAAGGAAATACATATGACCTGATCCTGATGGACATCCAGATGCCGACTATGGATGGGCTCCGCGCCACCCGCCAGATCAGGGACCAGGGCCTTGGCATTCCCATTATTGCCATGACGGCTTCCGCCTTAAAAGGAGACCGTGAAAGATGCCTGCTGGCCGGTATGAATGATTATATCGCCAAACCATTTATACCCAATGTGCTCTTCCAGAAGATCCTGGAAGTACTGGGAGAAAGGGACCCCGGATTCGCCAATTTCGAGGCACTGGATTATGAACAGCAAACACACCGTCCCTTCATTGACCTGCTTTATCTGCGTGGTATTGTAGACGATGACCAGGATGCGATGCTGGACCTCCTGAACACTTTCCTGGAAAGAACGGCCGGTATGTTTGATAACCTGCTGAACAGCGCACAGCTGGAAAATTGGGAAGATGCCCTTCAGCATGCAAGCCTGCTGCGCAGTAGCTTTATGATCGTACGCATAGATCCCTTATCAAAGATCATTCTCGAAATAGAACATAACATCCGCAATAAAACCTATCTGCACACCGTAATACCGGATATCAATCTCGCCATCAAGATCTACCTGGATGCACAGGAAGTATTAAAAAGGGAAGCAGAGCAAATAAAGAAGAATTAA